From Paenibacillus physcomitrellae, the proteins below share one genomic window:
- the purM gene encoding phosphoribosylformylglycinamidine cyclo-ligase, which produces MSEAYKSAGVDIAAGNEAVERMKKHVKRTFRPEVMTDLGGFGGLFGLNKDKYEEPVLVSGTDGVGTKLKLAFAMDKHDTIGIDAVAMCVNDIVVQGAEPLFFLDYLACDKVIPSKIEAIVAGIAEGCFQSGCALIGGETAEMPGMYAEGEYDIAGFTVGVVDKKKIINGSTIKPGDTVIGLPSSGVHSNGFSLVRKLLLEDAGYSLQDTLPELDGAKLGDVLLEPTRLYVKPVLSLVDKVQVKGMAHITGGGFIENIPRVLPDGVNVEIDYASWPILPVFKLLQEKGQVSNRDMFTTFNMGIGMVIVVAEEDAEAAKAALAAAGETPYVIGRVTEGSQIVTFTGAEV; this is translated from the coding sequence GTGTCTGAAGCCTACAAAAGCGCCGGCGTCGATATCGCGGCGGGTAATGAAGCAGTCGAACGTATGAAGAAACATGTGAAGCGGACCTTCCGTCCGGAAGTCATGACCGATTTGGGCGGCTTCGGCGGATTGTTTGGCCTGAACAAAGACAAATACGAGGAGCCGGTTCTGGTCTCCGGTACGGATGGCGTCGGCACGAAGCTGAAGCTTGCTTTTGCGATGGATAAACATGATACGATCGGCATCGACGCGGTGGCGATGTGCGTGAACGACATCGTGGTGCAGGGCGCTGAGCCGCTCTTTTTCCTGGATTATTTGGCTTGCGACAAAGTCATTCCATCCAAAATTGAAGCCATTGTGGCGGGCATTGCCGAAGGCTGCTTCCAATCGGGCTGCGCGCTCATCGGCGGCGAAACGGCGGAAATGCCGGGCATGTATGCGGAAGGCGAATATGATATTGCGGGATTTACGGTTGGTGTCGTCGACAAAAAGAAAATCATCAACGGCAGCACGATCAAACCGGGCGATACGGTAATCGGGCTTCCGTCGAGCGGCGTGCACAGCAACGGGTTTTCGCTGGTCCGCAAGCTGCTGCTCGAAGATGCGGGTTATAGCCTGCAGGATACGCTGCCTGAGCTGGACGGCGCGAAACTCGGCGACGTGCTGCTGGAGCCTACGCGTCTTTACGTCAAACCGGTGCTTTCCCTTGTCGACAAAGTGCAGGTGAAAGGCATGGCGCATATTACGGGCGGCGGATTTATCGAAAATATCCCGCGCGTGCTGCCGGACGGCGTCAATGTCGAAATCGACTACGCTTCCTGGCCGATTCTGCCGGTGTTTAAACTTTTGCAAGAGAAAGGCCAAGTGTCGAACCGCGATATGTTTACGACGTTTAACATGGGCATCGGCATGGTGATCGTGGTAGCGGAGGAAGACGCGGAAGCGGCGAAAGCGGCCTTGGCCGCAGCTGGGGAAACGCCTTATGTGATCGGCCGAGTGACTGAGGGCAGCCAGATCGTGACTTTTACGGGAGCTGAGGTGTAA
- the purD gene encoding phosphoribosylamine--glycine ligase: MDILVVGGGGREHAICWALSKSPKADKIYCAPGNAGIGQIAELAPIQVNEFERLTAFAEEKRVGLVVIGPDDPLAEGIVDVFEAKNIPVYGPRKNAAHIEGSKTFMKDLLKKYNIPTAAYEKFDNYEAALAYLRSRPVPIVIKADGLAAGKGVTVAFTREEAEQALADIMVDKVFGSSGSQVVIEEFMEGQEMSILAFVDGETVRPMAAAQDHKQVFDGDKGPNTGGMGTYSPLPHIDNAIIEEAVETIIKPTAKAMVSEGRSFRGVLFAGLMITPGGEPKTVEFNARFGDPETQVVLPRLKSDLLDIFLASLNGTLDQVEIEWSEEAAVCVVQASPGYPASYPKGLVISGLDTVSEAEALVFHAGTSRNESGEWLTSGGRVLGVVGRGRDIAAAREQAYKAAEKIQFEGKHQRSDIAAKALV; encoded by the coding sequence ATGGATATTTTGGTCGTTGGCGGCGGGGGCCGCGAACATGCGATTTGCTGGGCTTTGTCGAAAAGCCCGAAAGCGGACAAGATCTACTGCGCGCCGGGCAATGCAGGCATCGGGCAAATCGCGGAGCTGGCACCGATTCAGGTAAACGAGTTTGAGCGGCTGACGGCTTTTGCCGAGGAAAAAAGGGTCGGCTTGGTAGTGATCGGGCCGGATGATCCGCTGGCGGAAGGGATCGTGGACGTTTTTGAAGCCAAAAACATTCCGGTATACGGACCGCGCAAAAACGCCGCGCATATCGAAGGCAGCAAAACCTTCATGAAGGACCTGCTCAAGAAATATAACATTCCCACGGCGGCTTACGAAAAATTTGACAATTACGAGGCCGCTTTGGCTTACCTGCGTTCCCGGCCGGTGCCGATCGTCATCAAGGCGGATGGCCTTGCGGCGGGTAAAGGGGTTACGGTTGCTTTTACACGCGAGGAAGCGGAGCAGGCGCTTGCGGATATTATGGTGGACAAGGTGTTCGGCAGCTCCGGCAGCCAGGTGGTGATCGAGGAGTTTATGGAAGGCCAGGAAATGTCGATATTGGCCTTCGTGGACGGGGAAACCGTCCGGCCGATGGCAGCCGCCCAGGACCACAAGCAGGTCTTCGACGGCGACAAAGGGCCGAATACCGGGGGGATGGGGACTTACTCCCCGCTGCCGCATATCGACAACGCCATTATTGAAGAAGCGGTTGAGACGATCATCAAACCGACCGCCAAAGCGATGGTTTCGGAAGGCCGGTCTTTCCGCGGCGTTTTGTTCGCCGGTCTGATGATTACGCCGGGCGGCGAACCGAAGACGGTCGAGTTTAACGCCCGGTTCGGCGACCCGGAAACCCAGGTCGTGCTGCCACGCCTGAAAAGCGACCTGCTCGATATTTTCCTGGCTTCGCTGAACGGTACGCTTGACCAAGTCGAAATCGAGTGGAGCGAAGAGGCGGCGGTCTGCGTCGTGCAGGCTTCGCCGGGGTATCCGGCTTCTTATCCGAAAGGCCTGGTCATTTCGGGGCTGGATACGGTCTCCGAAGCCGAGGCTTTGGTGTTCCATGCGGGTACTTCGAGGAACGAATCCGGAGAATGGCTGACAAGCGGCGGCCGCGTGCTGGGCGTCGTAGGCCGCGGCCGCGACATTGCCGCCGCCAGGGAGCAGGCTTACAAAGCTGCGGAAAAGATCCAATTCGAAGGCAAACATCAACGTTCCGACATTGCGGCTAAAGCTTTGGTTTAA
- the purN gene encoding phosphoribosylglycinamide formyltransferase — MFRVAVFASGQGSNFQALADAAAAGRLGGATVDLLVCDKPEAPVVKRAEAAGVDTFVFRPKEYDSREAYETEIKAELESRGIDLIVLAGYMRLITPVLVESYSGRMVNIHPSLLPAFAGKDAIGQALDYGVKLTGITVHLVDGGMDTGAVVAQQAVEITAEDSRESLEAKIHAAETKLYPEVVAAFAEGRVTVEGRKVTLVGR, encoded by the coding sequence ATGTTTCGGGTTGCGGTTTTTGCGTCCGGCCAGGGCAGCAATTTTCAGGCTTTGGCTGATGCTGCTGCGGCGGGACGGCTTGGCGGAGCGACGGTAGATCTGCTGGTGTGCGACAAACCGGAAGCGCCCGTCGTCAAACGGGCCGAAGCCGCTGGCGTGGACACCTTTGTTTTTCGTCCGAAGGAATATGACAGCCGTGAAGCTTACGAAACGGAGATTAAAGCGGAGCTTGAGAGCCGCGGTATTGATCTGATCGTGCTCGCCGGTTACATGCGGTTGATCACCCCGGTCCTGGTGGAGTCCTATTCAGGCCGGATGGTGAATATCCATCCTTCGCTGCTGCCGGCTTTTGCCGGAAAGGACGCTATTGGTCAAGCCCTCGATTATGGGGTGAAGCTTACCGGCATTACAGTGCATTTGGTCGACGGAGGCATGGATACCGGAGCGGTAGTGGCCCAGCAGGCCGTTGAAATTACGGCTGAAGACAGCCGCGAATCGTTGGAAGCGAAGATCCATGCGGCAGAAACGAAGCTTTATCCGGAAGTGGTGGCCGCTTTTGCCGAAGGGCGCGTAACGGTAGAGGGACGAAAGGTGACCCTTGTCGGACGGTGA
- a CDS encoding winged helix-turn-helix domain-containing protein has protein sequence MRKSLELKTPEEIKVYSDPYRLKIFHTFNKLGRPSTAKEVADAMGEVPSKVYYHVKKMENIGLLTVVETREINGIIAKYYEAFQGEIRLKHKDIEPALNQVYLSETQKLINEMYEMNKRKFLDSIDGTKKASGQLTHNTVYLTEEEAAQLMRDFEALIQPYVSRRKGENVYYHELFLSLIKEDAVEKEDTSKE, from the coding sequence ATGAGGAAGTCCCTGGAATTAAAAACACCGGAGGAGATCAAGGTTTATTCCGATCCCTACCGGCTCAAAATATTTCATACCTTTAACAAGCTCGGTCGGCCTTCCACAGCCAAGGAAGTTGCCGATGCCATGGGCGAAGTGCCCTCCAAGGTCTATTATCATGTCAAGAAAATGGAGAATATCGGACTCCTGACGGTCGTGGAAACCCGTGAGATCAACGGCATTATCGCCAAATACTACGAAGCCTTTCAAGGAGAAATCCGCTTAAAGCATAAGGATATTGAACCTGCTTTAAATCAGGTTTATCTGTCCGAAACACAGAAGCTGATCAACGAAATGTACGAGATGAACAAACGCAAATTTCTGGACAGCATTGACGGCACCAAAAAAGCATCCGGTCAGCTGACCCACAACACCGTCTACCTGACCGAAGAGGAAGCGGCCCAGCTCATGAGGGACTTTGAAGCTTTAATTCAGCCGTACGTCTCCCGCCGCAAAGGCGAAAATGTTTATTATCATGAACTATTTCTCTCCTTAATTAAAGAAGATGCAGTAGAGAAAGAAGACACCTCCAAGGAATAA
- the purH gene encoding bifunctional phosphoribosylaminoimidazolecarboxamide formyltransferase/IMP cyclohydrolase produces the protein MSIKRALVSVSDKAGIVEFCRELSNLGVEIISTGGTKNLLAKEGVPVIGISEVTGFPEILDGRVKTLHPAVHSGLLAVRDSAEHQAQMKELGLDYIDLVVVNLYPFQETIAKPNVEYEDAIENIDIGGPTMLRSAAKNHAFVSVVVDSADYPAVLNEIKIKGDTSLETRKRLAAKVFRHTASYDALISDYLSNVTGDPLPERFTVTYEKIQDLRYGENPHQKAAFYKKPLAAADTLTTAKQLHGKELSYNNINDANAALQIVKEFEEPAVVAVKHMNPCGVGIGGSVLEAYKKAYAADPTSIFGGIVAANRIIDGDTALLLKEIFLEIILAPGFTKEALEILTQKKNIRLLEVGSLKSGENREKSFTITTIDGGMIVQESDVHSMSTDDLQVVTDRKPTEEELKQLLFGWKVVKHVKSNAIVLANDSMTVGVGAGQMNRVGAAKIAIEQAGDKAKGSVLASDAFFPMGDTLELAAKAGITAVIQPGGSIKDEESIKVANEYGIAMVFTGVRHFKH, from the coding sequence TTGAGTATCAAACGTGCGCTGGTCAGCGTGTCTGATAAAGCGGGTATTGTGGAGTTTTGCCGCGAGTTGTCCAATCTGGGCGTGGAAATCATTTCGACAGGCGGTACAAAAAATCTGCTGGCCAAAGAAGGCGTTCCAGTCATCGGCATTTCCGAGGTGACCGGGTTCCCTGAAATTTTGGACGGTCGCGTCAAGACGCTTCACCCTGCCGTTCACAGCGGTTTGCTGGCTGTGCGCGACAGCGCGGAGCATCAGGCTCAAATGAAAGAACTTGGTCTCGATTACATCGATCTGGTTGTCGTGAACCTGTATCCGTTCCAGGAAACGATCGCCAAACCGAATGTCGAATATGAAGACGCCATTGAAAATATCGACATCGGCGGGCCAACCATGCTGCGTTCCGCCGCCAAAAACCACGCTTTCGTCAGCGTTGTCGTCGATTCCGCCGATTATCCGGCCGTCCTGAACGAAATCAAAATCAAAGGCGACACTTCTTTGGAAACGCGCAAACGCCTTGCAGCCAAAGTATTTCGTCATACCGCTTCTTACGATGCGCTGATCTCCGACTATTTGTCGAATGTAACCGGCGACCCGCTGCCTGAACGTTTTACGGTGACTTACGAGAAAATCCAGGACTTGCGCTATGGGGAGAACCCGCACCAGAAAGCCGCTTTTTACAAAAAACCTCTTGCTGCAGCCGACACGTTGACCACGGCGAAGCAGCTGCACGGCAAAGAGCTTTCTTATAACAACATCAATGACGCCAACGCGGCTCTGCAAATCGTCAAAGAGTTCGAAGAACCTGCCGTTGTGGCGGTCAAACATATGAACCCTTGCGGCGTCGGCATCGGCGGCAGCGTGCTGGAAGCTTACAAAAAAGCTTACGCGGCTGATCCGACTTCGATCTTTGGCGGCATTGTGGCGGCCAACCGGATCATTGACGGGGATACAGCTTTGCTGCTCAAGGAAATTTTCCTTGAAATCATTCTGGCGCCTGGATTTACGAAGGAAGCGCTGGAGATTTTGACCCAGAAGAAAAACATCCGCCTGCTTGAAGTAGGTTCGCTGAAATCCGGTGAAAACCGCGAAAAAAGCTTCACGATTACGACCATCGACGGCGGCATGATCGTTCAAGAGAGCGACGTCCATTCGATGAGCACAGACGACCTGCAGGTCGTTACCGACCGCAAACCTACCGAAGAAGAGCTGAAGCAGCTGCTGTTCGGCTGGAAAGTAGTCAAACACGTGAAATCCAACGCGATCGTACTGGCGAATGACAGCATGACCGTCGGCGTAGGCGCAGGACAGATGAACCGCGTAGGCGCAGCGAAAATTGCCATCGAGCAAGCTGGAGATAAGGCTAAAGGCAGCGTTCTTGCTTCCGACGCGTTTTTTCCAATGGGGGACACGCTGGAGCTCGCCGCTAAAGCGGGCATTACGGCTGTTATTCAGCCCGGCGGCTCCATCAAAGACGAAGAGTCCATCAAAGTGGCTAACGAATACGGTATCGCGATGGTCTTCACCGGCGTGCGTCATTTTAAACATTAA
- the purL gene encoding phosphoribosylformylglycinamidine synthase subunit PurL — protein sequence MTQQLSAKEPTAEQIAEQQIYKQMGVSDSEYELICGFLGRKPNYTEIGVFSVMWSEHCAYKNSKPLLRRFPVDGPRVLMGPGEGAGIVDIGDNQAVVFKIESHNHPSAVEPFQGAATGVGGIIRDIFSMGARPIASLNSLRFGRLESDRVKYLFEHVVSGIAGYGNCIGIPTVGGEVVFDESYEGNPLVNAMCVGLIDHDKIQRGVAKGVGNPVFYVGPPTGRDGIHGATFASEELTEESEAKRTAVQVGDPFMEKLVMEACLELIDTGIVLGIQDMGAAGLTCSSAEMASKAGNGLELYLDQVPQREEGMTAYEMMLSESQERMLFVVEPKDEAQAREIFDRWGVICAKVGKVTDDGQLKLFHHGELVGDMPVTALVDECPIYNKPSTVPAYYTENENVDTTRYAEVKDLGAALEQVLGSPSVSSKAWVYEQYDYMVRTSTAVRPGSDAAVVTVGGTRKALAMTTDCNGRFVYLDPEVGGRIAVSEAARNIVCSGAEPLAITDNLNFGSPEKPDIFWQMEKAVDGMAEACRVLETPVIGGNVSLYNENAKGAIYPTPVVGMVGLVHDVDHITTQGFKQEGDVIFLLGETKAELGGSEFQAVVHGVTEGRPPVLDLETEKKLLDTVLASIQKGLVNSAHDLSEGGLAVALAESCISGSIGANIALESAGLRPDHLLFSESQSRILLTASADKAEELEQYIAGQGVPVAVIGRTQGNSLSIEINRVSALNKPVEGLKQVWEEAIPCRMK from the coding sequence ATGACGCAGCAACTATCCGCTAAGGAGCCGACGGCGGAGCAAATCGCCGAGCAGCAAATTTACAAGCAAATGGGCGTTTCTGACAGCGAATATGAGCTGATCTGCGGTTTCCTCGGCCGGAAACCTAACTATACGGAAATTGGCGTGTTCAGCGTGATGTGGTCCGAACACTGTGCTTACAAAAACTCGAAACCGCTGCTCAGACGTTTCCCGGTAGACGGACCCCGCGTCCTGATGGGACCGGGCGAAGGCGCGGGCATTGTAGACATCGGCGATAACCAGGCCGTTGTGTTCAAAATCGAAAGCCACAACCATCCTTCGGCCGTTGAGCCTTTCCAAGGCGCGGCGACAGGTGTGGGCGGCATTATCCGCGATATTTTTTCCATGGGCGCCAGACCGATCGCATCGTTGAACTCCCTGCGTTTCGGCAGACTGGAAAGCGACCGCGTGAAATACCTGTTCGAGCATGTCGTTTCCGGCATCGCCGGTTACGGCAACTGCATCGGCATTCCGACGGTGGGCGGGGAAGTTGTTTTTGATGAAAGCTACGAAGGCAATCCGCTTGTTAACGCGATGTGCGTAGGGCTGATTGATCACGATAAAATCCAGCGCGGCGTCGCCAAAGGCGTGGGCAACCCAGTGTTCTACGTGGGACCTCCAACCGGCCGCGACGGCATTCACGGCGCAACGTTTGCTTCAGAGGAACTGACGGAGGAGTCCGAAGCGAAACGGACAGCCGTGCAAGTGGGCGATCCGTTTATGGAGAAGCTCGTTATGGAAGCCTGCCTGGAGCTGATCGACACGGGTATCGTGCTCGGCATTCAGGATATGGGCGCTGCGGGCCTGACGTGCTCCAGTGCGGAAATGGCAAGTAAAGCGGGCAACGGCCTGGAGCTTTATCTGGACCAGGTGCCTCAGCGCGAAGAGGGCATGACGGCTTATGAAATGATGTTGTCCGAGTCCCAGGAGCGTATGCTGTTTGTCGTAGAGCCGAAGGACGAGGCGCAGGCGAGAGAAATTTTTGACCGCTGGGGCGTCATCTGCGCCAAAGTGGGTAAAGTGACCGATGACGGGCAGCTGAAGCTGTTCCATCACGGCGAATTGGTTGGCGACATGCCGGTAACGGCGCTCGTCGACGAATGTCCGATTTACAACAAGCCTTCTACAGTGCCGGCTTACTATACAGAGAACGAAAACGTAGACACCACCCGTTATGCAGAGGTAAAAGATTTGGGTGCAGCCCTCGAGCAGGTGCTCGGGTCCCCTTCCGTATCCAGCAAAGCTTGGGTCTACGAGCAATATGATTACATGGTGCGTACCAGCACAGCGGTTCGTCCGGGTTCGGACGCAGCGGTTGTAACCGTTGGCGGAACCCGCAAAGCTTTGGCGATGACGACGGACTGCAATGGACGTTTCGTTTATCTCGACCCTGAAGTGGGCGGACGCATCGCGGTGAGCGAAGCGGCACGCAACATTGTCTGCTCCGGCGCTGAGCCGCTGGCAATCACGGACAACTTGAACTTTGGCAGCCCGGAGAAACCGGATATTTTCTGGCAGATGGAAAAAGCGGTAGACGGCATGGCGGAAGCCTGCCGTGTGCTGGAGACACCAGTAATCGGCGGCAACGTCAGCCTATACAATGAAAATGCCAAAGGCGCGATTTACCCGACTCCAGTTGTCGGCATGGTGGGTCTGGTGCACGATGTGGACCACATTACGACGCAGGGCTTCAAACAGGAAGGCGACGTCATTTTCCTACTGGGCGAAACGAAAGCGGAGCTTGGCGGCAGCGAATTCCAGGCCGTTGTGCATGGCGTAACTGAAGGCCGTCCTCCGGTGTTGGATCTGGAAACGGAGAAAAAGCTGCTCGACACTGTGCTTGCTTCTATTCAAAAAGGTTTGGTCAACTCGGCGCACGACTTGTCCGAAGGCGGACTTGCCGTGGCTTTGGCCGAGTCCTGCATCAGCGGTTCCATCGGTGCCAACATCGCCTTGGAATCTGCCGGGCTTCGTCCGGACCACCTTCTGTTCAGCGAATCGCAATCCCGCATTCTGTTGACGGCATCTGCCGATAAAGCAGAGGAGCTTGAACAATATATCGCCGGCCAAGGCGTGCCGGTGGCTGTAATCGGACGCACCCAAGGCAACAGCTTGAGCATCGAAATCAACCGCGTTTCGGCCTTGAACAAACCAGTTGAAGGTTTGAAGCAGGTCTGGGAGGAAGCCATTCCATGTCGGATGAAATAA
- the purF gene encoding amidophosphoribosyltransferase: MSDEIKQNQLWTGDYYNQGTGPNDIFDTLKEECGVFGVFGHPEAASLSYYGLHALQHRGEESAGMCVTDGNEFHYHRGMGLVKEVFDKDLLASLTGSLSIGHVRYSTSGDSRLTNAQPLVFKYRDGDLAVATNGNIVNAPKIRRELEEGGSIFQTTSDTEVVAHLIARSKKPLVEAAKDAFRQIVGGFAFLLLTNDKLIVASDPNGLRPLSMGRLGDAYLFASETCAFETVGAEIIRDIQPGELLVLDADGLHEDRFAEPQRKALCAMEYIYFARPDSDMNGSNLHSARKRMGQRMALESFIDADVVTGVPDSSISAAIGYAEQTGISYELGLIKNKYTGRTFIQPSQELREQGVKMKLSAVRRVVEGKRVVMIDDSIVRGTTSRRIVNLLREAGATEVHVRITSPPFKNPCFYGIDTPDRKELIASSKTVEEICKEINADSLSFLSPEGLVEAVGGGNVADYKGGLCMACFDNDYPTQTDFGGEEQFGCGC; encoded by the coding sequence ATGTCGGATGAAATAAAACAGAACCAGCTTTGGACAGGCGACTATTACAATCAGGGCACAGGCCCAAATGATATTTTCGATACGCTAAAAGAGGAATGCGGCGTCTTCGGTGTCTTCGGACATCCGGAGGCCGCCTCCTTGTCTTATTACGGGCTTCACGCTTTGCAGCACCGCGGGGAAGAAAGTGCAGGGATGTGTGTTACCGACGGTAACGAATTTCACTACCATAGAGGCATGGGACTTGTGAAAGAGGTCTTCGACAAAGACCTTCTCGCATCGCTTACCGGCAGTCTCTCCATCGGTCATGTGCGTTACTCCACCAGCGGCGACAGCCGGCTGACGAATGCACAACCACTGGTATTCAAATACCGCGACGGCGACCTGGCAGTTGCCACAAACGGCAACATCGTCAACGCGCCGAAGATCCGGCGGGAGCTGGAGGAGGGCGGGTCAATTTTTCAGACGACCAGCGATACCGAGGTCGTGGCGCATCTGATCGCCAGATCCAAGAAACCGCTTGTCGAAGCGGCCAAAGACGCGTTCCGCCAAATCGTCGGCGGGTTTGCGTTCCTGCTGCTTACCAACGACAAGCTGATCGTCGCTTCCGACCCGAACGGGCTGCGCCCGCTGTCGATGGGCCGTCTGGGCGACGCTTATCTGTTTGCTTCGGAGACCTGCGCGTTTGAAACCGTAGGCGCCGAAATCATTCGCGACATTCAGCCCGGCGAGCTGCTGGTGCTGGACGCGGACGGTCTGCATGAAGACCGTTTTGCCGAGCCGCAGCGCAAGGCGTTATGCGCGATGGAGTATATTTATTTTGCCCGTCCAGACAGCGACATGAACGGCTCCAACCTGCATTCGGCCCGCAAACGCATGGGCCAGCGCATGGCTTTGGAATCCTTCATCGACGCGGACGTCGTCACCGGCGTGCCGGACTCCAGCATTTCCGCCGCGATCGGCTACGCCGAACAAACCGGCATTTCTTACGAGCTTGGACTCATCAAAAATAAATACACCGGCCGGACCTTCATCCAGCCGAGCCAGGAGCTGCGCGAGCAGGGCGTCAAAATGAAGCTCAGCGCCGTACGCCGCGTCGTCGAAGGCAAACGGGTCGTCATGATCGACGACTCTATCGTCCGCGGCACCACCTCGCGCCGCATCGTCAACCTGCTACGCGAGGCGGGCGCCACCGAAGTGCATGTGCGCATTACGTCTCCGCCATTCAAAAATCCTTGCTTCTACGGCATCGACACGCCTGACCGCAAGGAGCTGATCGCTTCGTCCAAAACGGTCGAAGAGATCTGCAAAGAGATCAACGCCGACTCCTTGTCCTTCCTCAGCCCGGAAGGTCTCGTCGAAGCCGTTGGCGGCGGCAATGTAGCCGACTATAAAGGCGGCCTTTGCATGGCCTGCTTTGACAATGATTATCCTACGCAGACTGATTTCGGGGGCGAGGAGCAGTTTGGGTGCGGTTGCTGA